The DNA region CCGTGGGTGCCTCCACGTGCGCATCGGGCAGCCACGTGTGCACCGGCCACATGGGCACCTTCACCGCAAAGGAGGCGAAGAAGGCGAGCCAGAGCCAGAGCTGCATCTCCCGTGGGAAATGGAAGGCGAGTGCCGTCTCGATGTCGGTTGTGCCCGTTTGAAAATAGATCGCGAGGATCGCGAGCAGCATCAGCACCGATCCAAGGAACGTATAGAGGAAAAACTTGAAGGCCGCATAGACCCGTCGCGGTCCGCCCCACACGCCGATGATGATGAACATCGGGATCAGCACGCCCTCGAAGAACATGTAGAAGACGATGAAATCGAGGGCGCAAAACAGGCCGACCATCAGGGTCTCGAGAATCAGGAACGCGATCATGTACTCCTTCACGCGAACATGGATCGCCTCCCAGCTCGAGACGATGCAAAGCGGCGTGAGGAAAGTCGAGAGCAGTACGAAGAAAAGCGAGATCCCATCGATGCCCATGTGGTAGCCGATCTTGAAGACCGGAATCCATTCGGCCCGCTCCACGAACTGGAATGCGGACGACGAGGAATCGAAGTCGAACCAAAGATAAAGCGAGAGTGCGAGCGTGAGGAGCGAGGTCCAAAGGGCGGTCCAGCGCGCATTTCGCGCCACGACCTCGGGAGAGCCCTGGATGAAGAACACCAGCACCGCGCCAAAAAGCGGCAGGAACGTGACGGCGGAGAGGATCGGAAAATGTTCCATCGCCTCAGCCCCTCATCACGAAGAAATAGAGATACCACGTCACGATCAGGACAACGCCGATCAGCATCG from Alphaproteobacteria bacterium includes:
- a CDS encoding NADH-quinone oxidoreductase subunit M, with product MEHFPILSAVTFLPLFGAVLVFFIQGSPEVVARNARWTALWTSLLTLALSLYLWFDFDSSSSAFQFVERAEWIPVFKIGYHMGIDGISLFFVLLSTFLTPLCIVSSWEAIHVRVKEYMIAFLILETLMVGLFCALDFIVFYMFFEGVLIPMFIIIGVWGGPRRVYAAFKFFLYTFLGSVLMLLAILAIYFQTGTTDIETALAFHFPREMQLWLWLAFFASFAVKVPMWPVHTWLPDAHVEAPT